TATTGCCAGCTATTTAATTTGGAAACAAAGGTCAAAAAAACCGATAAAAATAGCCATGGGGTTTTATGGAGTGCAATTGTTACTGAATATGCTTTGGTCAATCCTCTTTTTTGGTTTACAAAATCCTCAACTGGCATTTTTTGAAATTATTATACTGTTAATCATGATTATATTGACAACGTTACAGTTCCTTAAAGTTGACAAAAGGGCAGCAATACTAATGATTCCATACATCGCCTGGGTGAGTTTTGCAACCATATTAAATTTTTCGATATGGCAACTTAATTAAATTAAAAAGTATGAGAATTCGGGACATCGATCCAAAACAACTTTGCAGAAAGCATTTGTTTGGCGAACATAGGGAAATACATGGACTTTGGAGTATCCTCATTAAACATAAAGGTGTTGGAGGCTACGCAAGGCATCCTGAAACTTTGCGTTGGATTGGAAAACAAGGTACCTCAAATCACCGTCACGACTTGTTGGTGAATGAAATGATCAGTCGTGGCTATCAACATCAATCTCCGCTTATCGGAAAAATTGCAAAAGATGAAGGAAAACAATCTATTTTTATAAACAACATAAATGAACAAAAAGAATTACTCAATAATAAACCTTGCGAATGCCTATTATAAACTAAACAATCTTCTTGAAATTCAATTTTTTACAATATGAAATCGAAATCATACTATATAGCTTTATTAATATTCTTACTGTCAAGCAACTTGTTTGCCCAAACAGGACTAATCAAAGGACGCGTATTTAATAGCATCAATAACGAATCCATTCCGTTTGCAAATATTGTGATCGATAGCACCTTACGAGGAACAACTTCGGATATGGATGGTAATTATCGGATAGAAAACCTGAAACCGGGTTCCTATAATGTTTTGGTAAGCTATATTGGTTTCAAAAAAGCGATCTATTACGAAATAATGGTGAACTCCACAAAACCGACCATACTTGACATTTCTTTGATTGAAGAATCATCTGAACTCAGCGAAATCGAAATTAAAGCGGCTCCATTTATCAAAAAGGAAGAAAGTCCGGTGAGTTTGCGTAGCATCAGTGCTACAGAAATTTATCGGAATCCCGGTGGGAACAGGGATATTTCAAAAGTAATACAGATTTTACCCGGCGTAGCTTCAACCGTTTCTTTTCGTAATGATATCATTATCCGTGGTGGTGCGCCCAACGAAAATCGTTTTTATTTGGATGGGATCGAAGTCCCGAACATCAACCACTTTGCCACACAGGGATCATCAGGAGGACCTGTTGGGATGATCAATGTAAATTTTATCAGGGAGGTTGATTTTTACTCAGGCGCATTTCCTGCAAATCGCGGCAACGCCCTCAGTTCAGTGATTGAATTTAAGCAAATCAACGGTAACGACGAAAAGTTGACCGGTAATTTCATGCTGGGTTCGAGCGATTTTGGATTGACGCTGGACGGTCCTTTAGGGGAAAAATCGACTTTCATTTTTTCGGCAAGAAGATCGTACCTGCAATTTTTATTTAAGGCTTTGGGACTTCCTTTTCTGCCAACATATAACGATTTTCAATATAAACAGGTTTATAAAATCAATAACAAAAATCAAATTACATTAATCGGTCTTGCTGCCATTGATGACTTCAAGCTGAATACCGAAGTAAATGATGGAATTACGGATATTG
The genomic region above belongs to Bacteroidota bacterium and contains:
- a CDS encoding TonB-dependent receptor, which produces MKSKSYYIALLIFLLSSNLFAQTGLIKGRVFNSINNESIPFANIVIDSTLRGTTSDMDGNYRIENLKPGSYNVLVSYIGFKKAIYYEIMVNSTKPTILDISLIEESSELSEIEIKAAPFIKKEESPVSLRSISATEIYRNPGGNRDISKVIQILPGVASTVSFRNDIIIRGGAPNENRFYLDGIEVPNINHFATQGSSGGPVGMINVNFIREVDFYSGAFPANRGNALSSVIEFKQINGNDEKLTGNFMLGSSDFGLTLDGPLGEKSTFIFSARRSYLQFLFKALGLPFLPTYNDFQYKQVYKINNKNQITLIGLAAIDDFKLNTEVNDGITDIDILDRNNYILGVLPVNSQWNYAIGANWTHFSDHSFQNLIFSRNHLNNKTIKYQDNVEQPNLLLLDYNSQEIENKVRFESTKRKAGWKWNIGVSFEDVRYTNSTYNKKELNGSIAIIDFESELRINKFSAFTQISKAFAKDKLSLSLGIRTDFNNYSDQMNNPFDQLSPRFSASYSINKKLNANFNIGRYYQLPAYTVMGYRDQLNNLVNKDNGVTYIRADHVVGGFDYNPTQYSKISIEGFYKKYNNYPFLLADSISLANLGGEYGVIGNEAVSSSSDGKSYGLEILMQ
- a CDS encoding pyrimidine dimer DNA glycosylase/endonuclease V, translated to MRIRDIDPKQLCRKHLFGEHREIHGLWSILIKHKGVGGYARHPETLRWIGKQGTSNHRHDLLVNEMISRGYQHQSPLIGKIAKDEGKQSIFINNINEQKELLNNKPCECLL